The genomic stretch CGGCTTCCCTGAGGATGCCGACGATCTGTGTCTCACTGAATCGTGATCGTTTCATAGAGTCCTCCTGGCTGTAATATGCCAAAAAGCTCTACTTCACGACAGTCTACTGTTTGGGGGAGTTTACGCGGCCAATACAGACGACACTCCGATTCCAGCCAATACGATCAGTAGTAGAACCCACCATACTGACATGAATGCAACTAACCAGCCCACATTTAGCACGAGCCGCAACGTCGCTTGGTCTCCAATAACGCTAGCAGCAATGGCAAGTGAAAATCTCAGGATCAGAAGAAGTCCGAGTATAGACAGCGCAGCATACACAATTCGAACCACTCGATTGTTCTTCATCACATATGCAACTGCACCAGTTCCCATTTTTGAGTAGACCACACTCACCGCCAATGCCAGGAATGGAATCACGAGTCCAACAAGTGACAAGGGTATTGGCGAAACCAACGACAACGACTCAGACACCACTTCACGGGGTAATACCAAGTGACGAGGCACAATACCTGTCAAATGCACTGCGACAGCCAACAGCGCGGGGACGAACACCACCCAAGTCCAGACGCTAGATAGAATACTCCATCCAACACTGGGATGGGCTGACTTCCTCAGCTCTCTGTAGCGATCGCCGAGTATCGATTTCAAGCGTTGTAGCGCTTGGTGCCGCAAACCGAACGGGTCATAGCGGGCAAATACGGTTACTAGCAATAGAGTTAGTGTTGCCTTGACTCGTTTGGACCAACTGAACCCTTCGTCTTGCTTCTTCATCGTGTCTACCTCCTCACCACACGCCCAAACACAACAACTCCAACACGATCAGCATTATGACGCCTTTGACTATGCGGCCGCCCAGGTACGCGCGGTCGGCCCGTTTCCCTTGTGGCTTTCCGTGTCCTCTGTGGTCCCCCCCAGCACTTTCCCTACCACATCGATGGAAATAACGGAGCTTCCCCCCTATGTAGAGACCGCGGCGCCGCAGGGCGGCCGCGCCACAAAAAGAGGAAAACCAAAAAATGGGGGCCCCCGAAAAATGACAAAACGAACCTATTTCCCCGTAACCGCCAACTACTCACGCTTGTACACCGAAAAAGTTGTGTCTTCACTCTCCCGCCCTGAGAGCACTCTGATCCCCGCCGATACCCCCAAGAAGCGGTTTTTCCGCCTGAATGTCAAGAACTTGCTGCGCAAGGAGAATTCCGCACCCCACCGCCAGCGCCGCGCCCATTTGCGAACTCCGCCCCGCCGTGTGTATATTACCACACCATGCCGAACCACGCCCACCACACCCACGACCACTCCCACGCCGCCGCCGGCTCCATCCGGGTCGCCTTCTTTCTCAATCTCGCCTTCACCATCGTGGAGTTATTCGGCGGCCTCTGGACCAACTCGGTGGCGATCCTCTCCGGTGCCGTCCACGACCTCGGCGATTCTCTGTCGCTGGGCACCGCCTGGTATCTCGAACACCTCTCCCGCCGCGAGGGCGACCGTCGCTTTTCCTACGGCTACCGGCGGTTCTCCGTGCTCGGCGCGCTGATCAACACGATCGTCCTGCTGGTCGGCTCGCTGTACATCCTCTCGCAGGCCGTGCCGCGCCTCATGGCTCCCGAGCATACCAACGCCGAGGGCATGATCGGTTTCGCCGTCGTCGGCGTTCTCGTCAACGGCCTCGCCGTCTACCGTCTTCGCGGGCATTCCTCGCTCAACGTCTCGGTCGTGGCGTGGCACCTGCTCGAGGACGTGCTCGGGTGGGTCGCGGTGCTGGTGGTCGGCATCACGCTGAAATTCTCCGACCTGCATATTCTCGACCCCATCCTCTCCATCCTCATCACGCTCTACATCCTCTTCAACGTCGTGCGCAAACTCAAAAGCGCCCTGTCCGTCTTCCTGCAGGCCGTCCCCGAGGGCGTGGAGATCGCCGCGCTCGAATCGGCGATCAAACGCCTCGATGGCGTCTGCTCGGTGCATCACACGCATGTGTGGTCGCTCGATGGCGAGCATCACGTGCTCAGTACCCATGTGGTGGTGGATCAGGCAGCGAGCAAAGACGATGGCGCGCGCATCAAGGAAGCCATCCGGGGAATCACCGCTCAGTACAAACTCGAACATACGACTGTCGAAATCGAGTACGAGGGCGACGGCTGCTCGATGGACCGCCCCGCGTAGATCCGCACAGCCGGCGCACGGCACAAAAAAAGAGGACCCGCAGCTCTGCGGGCCCTCAGGAAGTTCAATCACACGGCATCGTGGCCGAGGAGTTACGAACCTCGAAACTAGTACATCTTGCGGTACTTGTTGCCGCCGGTGCGATTACCGCTCTCCGCGCGCGGCTTCGCCTCGTTGACATTCAGCTCACGACCGTCCAGCTCCTTGCCGTTGAGGCCGCCGATGGCAGCAATCGCCTCGGACTTGGTCGGCATCTCGATAAACGCAAAACCACGCGGCTTGCCGGTGTCCCGGTCCGCGATCATGTTGACGGTTGAGACTTCGCCGTACGCTTCAAACGCCTGGCGGAGATTGGTTTCTGTCGTGTCAAACGACAAGTTTCCGATGTAGATATTCATCCTACACTCCGAAGTTGCTCATCCCGATAGGTGAGGCAAGTATGCTATGCCGACTACCTCAGGACAATTGTGCTATGCGCATGATTGCGCTTTCAATTCGAGATTATGCTTTAACGGAGAGTTGTGGATTAGGACAAAACTACGGTAAAGATCGAACTGACTATACAGATAACCACTCAGTATATCGGTCCGTTCCGCGAAATCCTAATGAAATTTTCAACAAGAGGCAAATATGCAGTGCTGAACCCGGAACCGCGATAATCGCGGAGAGACAAAAAAAACCGGCGGCGCGTACGCGACCACCGGTTCCGCCCCCCCCGGAGCGAGAGTCAGGATGTCGTTGCTGCCTTCAAAAAAATGCTGACAAACGTCATGTGATGACGTATGAGGGACGATATTTAAGAAAAAAGACGCTGTCCGTGTTTTTGTCAGTACTGGGGGGTTCCCCGGGGAGGATCGCATGTCCGAAATCAAGCAGGTCGAACGCGTCATTCGCATCCTGCAACGCCTTGCACTGTATCGCGAAATAACCGTCCGTCAGCTCTACGATTACTTCGAACAACAGGTGCCCCAGCGCACCCTGCAGCGCGACCTGCAGGAGCTGTCCTGCGCCAACATCCCGCTGTACACCAAACCGGGCCGCGGCCGGGAGCTGGTGTGGTGCCTCGACGAAGAGTTCGTCAAGTTTATCCCCATGACCCTCAGCAGCCGGGAATTGATGGTATCCTACTTTCTCGAGCGGCTGGCCGCCGTCACGCGCGGCACGCGGCTCGAGTCCGATATCCAGTCGCTGCTGGCCAAAGCCAAACAGCTGGTGTCGCCCGACGTGTTCCGCACGTCCGATCAGCTCGAAAACGCGCAGGCGATGTTCGGGGCGACCTTCGTCGGCCATATCGACTACGGCCCACACTCCGAGACGATCGACACGCTCGTGCAGGCGATCTCGCAGTGCCGCCGATGCCGCTTCATCTACAAATCAAACTGGAAAAGCGAACCGTCGGACTTCGAGGCCGACCCCTATCTGCTGCTATACCACAAAGGCGCGCTGTATGCGGTCGTCTACACGCCCGCCCACGACAACTACATCTTTCTGCCGATCCAGCGTATCCGCTCGGTCTCCCTCGCCTCCAACACCTTCACCCGCGACCCCTCGTTCAGCCTCGAGCACCTCCGCGAAGGTCGTTTCGGCATTTTCGGCGGCGAGAACCTCACCCCGCGACGGGTCGTGCTCCGCTTTACGCCGGATATCGCCGACGTCGTCGCCGAACGTATCTGGCATCAGTCGCAGGTGCTCACCCGCGAGGACTCCGGCCATCTGGTCATGGAACTGGAAACCGTGGTCTCCGACGAACTACGGTCCTGGGTGGGAGGCTGGCTTCATTACGTCTCGGTTATCGAACCCGAAGACCTGTTGAGCCACCACGACCACGAGCCCACCGGATAAACCGCCGGCCTCTCGCGGATTTCTCTTTTGTCTGTCCCCCGATCGCCGTATCCTTCGGCCGACGGACTAACCGGCATCGGGTGGACTGGTCACTGAATGAACTGGGTGGTGGTATTTGCAGTAGCGCTGGGACTGGCGATGGATGCGTTCGCGGTCGCGATCGCGGTCGGCTCGCGCTTTGAACGACTCACCATCCGCCCCCTCTTTCGCCTGTCGTTCCATTTCGGGCTGTTCCAGTTTCTCATGCCGATACTCGGCTGGTATCTCGGGGCGCGGATCGAACGGTTCGTTGACTCCTTCGCCCCCTGGCTGGCATTCGGCCTGCTCGCGTACATCGGGATCCGCATGATCCGTGAGTCGCGCATGTCTCCCGATCACCACATCCCGCTCCGCGACCCGACCCGGAAGTGGTCTCTCGTGATGCTCTCGGTCGCCACGAGTATCGACGCTCTCGCCGTCGGGTTCAGTATCGCGATGCTCAGAATCGAAGTGTGGTCGGCTGCCGTGGTGATCGGTGTCGTCGCCTGCCTGATGACGGCCGTGGGAATGACATTCGGCCGAGCGCTCGGTGAACGATTCGGTCGCGCCATGGAGTTTCTCGGCGGATGCATCCTGATCGGCATCGGCCTCAAGGCGCTCATTCAGGGTCTCTAGCCGGCGCCACGGTATCAATTGCTCCGCTGGAGGTACGCCAGAATAATCGCGCGCGTTTCCGCATCGAGATTCGCTCGCTCACCGTACCGATCTACCAGCGCCGGCCACTCATCGTCACTTCTCATTGACGGCCGAGGCAGCGTATGGCAGGTCTGGCAGCTCGCTCGAAACGCAGCCTCGCCGGGCGATTGTTCCTCGGTAGATACCGGCCCTCCGCATCCAACCACAGCCGCCACGGTGATGATGCAGGTAAGCGAAGCGTGCAACCTCATAGGTCGACACCCATGATAAACCGCCATCTCGCGTCGTCGGAATCATCAGTGATACCCGTCGCATAACCAACCGTATAGTAGAGTGAACCGGTCGCGAGTGATACTGTCGGACCGATATACCAGCTCGTTTCGTCTTCCCCGTCGGAAACCAACTCCCACCGGCTGGTGGATTCTACCCCCAAAGACCATCGGTACGAGAACTCATAAGACACGCCCACATCCAGACCCGGCTCATGCACCGGGTCTCCCGGCGCCCAGAAAAACTCATACACTGGATTGATCGAGACATTTACACGGTCGAAATCCCGTGACAGAATCAGCTTCGCCTCCAGCTTGTTCTGCCGGCTCAACTCGATTTTCCGGTTATACTCGAGGTACAGGAGCGGATCCATCGCGAACGCCCCCGGCTCAGCAAGTTTGTAACGGGTGCGAATCTGAAATGCATCCCACTTCAGCTCCTCCGCCTCACGTTGCACAAATATCTGGTAGACCGATAGATCCCATCGTGGGGTGAGACCATGTTCGATTTCAATCCGGTACTCCCATGAGTCTGTCTCTCCCAGGCGGGTCGTTTGGTAGAACTCAAGTTCGCTGGCATCGGGAGCCATAGTTGCATATTGATAGGTCCACACATACTTCCGGCGGTCCGCCTGCACGGCTGGACATGCTATCATAATTATGAGTAACAACAACATAACATTCCGAAACATGAGTCCTCCTTGGAGTAATTGGTTTCAACAAGTTTGCTTAAATGAAAATGAACACCATTTTCATTAACAATGAGCTATATTACTGAATCGCTGATGTTACTGTCAAGGAAATAAAGATAGAAAAGGTAGTATTTTTAGAGGGGACTCGGAAAGGTTGGACGAGTGGATTGATTCAACCAATCGGCTGGTCGGCGGCGGCGTGGCACTCGATCGCCCACACCTGAACGCCGTCAGCTGTTTCCAGCTGATGCTGGCGGCCCGGCGGAAAACCCGGCACGCAGAAGAAGACGAAGCGATTCAATGCATCGACCGACAACACGCGTTCGATATCACGGTGAAGTTTGTTGTTGTTGGTAATCGAAACGGCCGCGAACACCTCGGCGGCGACCAGTCCCGGTTCCACACTTTCGATATCCGGACCCGCCTCGACGCCGAGATGGAGTGTGAAGGCGCAGCCGGGAAAGTGCTCGAGCAGTAATCGCACCGCTCTCAAACTGGTGAGATAGGTAAATGTCTGATTAACCTGTTCGATGAGATTCAGGCGGCGCACTTCAAGAGGATGCCAGCCGATTCGTTCGTACTTGATTCGTTCGAGAAGGCGCACTCCCCGCTCGGTGGACTGGAACAGCGACTCAATCGACCGTCGAGCCGCATCGTCGATCTTCCGCTCGTACACCTCAAGCTCGGAGAGGTTCTGTACGACGACTCCCATGCGTGTGCCCCTTTTTTTGCCGTCATTCCAATAATGCAACTCATTGGGCATTATGTCAACATAGATCCGATCTATGTAGGCAAGGCGATTCCCGTCAGGATTCTCCCGAAGCTGACCTGTCATACTACAGTTGTCGATGAACGGAAAGTTGTTCGACCTCACTCCGCCGCCGTGCGCCCAATGATTGCACGAGGTTTTATTCTTGCATCGGGCGCTTCCAGAAGATACTGTTGACTGTAGGTATCCGACTGAACCATCGAGTGTTGTCCGGACTTCGCGAAGAGGGAACCTCATGTCCATAGATCCTTCGATATTTAAAGCCTATGATATCCGGGGTACGGTTCCGGTCCAGCTATCGGCCGATGACGCATACAAGATCGGTGCGGCGCTGGCCCAGTATCTCCAGCCGGTGTCGATTGCGGTCG from Candidatus Zixiibacteriota bacterium encodes the following:
- a CDS encoding cation diffusion facilitator family transporter, with protein sequence MPNHAHHTHDHSHAAAGSIRVAFFLNLAFTIVELFGGLWTNSVAILSGAVHDLGDSLSLGTAWYLEHLSRREGDRRFSYGYRRFSVLGALINTIVLLVGSLYILSQAVPRLMAPEHTNAEGMIGFAVVGVLVNGLAVYRLRGHSSLNVSVVAWHLLEDVLGWVAVLVVGITLKFSDLHILDPILSILITLYILFNVVRKLKSALSVFLQAVPEGVEIAALESAIKRLDGVCSVHHTHVWSLDGEHHVLSTHVVVDQAASKDDGARIKEAIRGITAQYKLEHTTVEIEYEGDGCSMDRPA
- a CDS encoding RNA-binding protein, whose translation is MNIYIGNLSFDTTETNLRQAFEAYGEVSTVNMIADRDTGKPRGFAFIEMPTKSEAIAAIGGLNGKELDGRELNVNEAKPRAESGNRTGGNKYRKMY
- a CDS encoding WYL domain-containing transcriptional regulator — translated: MSEIKQVERVIRILQRLALYREITVRQLYDYFEQQVPQRTLQRDLQELSCANIPLYTKPGRGRELVWCLDEEFVKFIPMTLSSRELMVSYFLERLAAVTRGTRLESDIQSLLAKAKQLVSPDVFRTSDQLENAQAMFGATFVGHIDYGPHSETIDTLVQAISQCRRCRFIYKSNWKSEPSDFEADPYLLLYHKGALYAVVYTPAHDNYIFLPIQRIRSVSLASNTFTRDPSFSLEHLREGRFGIFGGENLTPRRVVLRFTPDIADVVAERIWHQSQVLTREDSGHLVMELETVVSDELRSWVGGWLHYVSVIEPEDLLSHHDHEPTG
- a CDS encoding manganese efflux pump MntP family protein; this translates as MNWVVVFAVALGLAMDAFAVAIAVGSRFERLTIRPLFRLSFHFGLFQFLMPILGWYLGARIERFVDSFAPWLAFGLLAYIGIRMIRESRMSPDHHIPLRDPTRKWSLVMLSVATSIDALAVGFSIAMLRIEVWSAAVVIGVVACLMTAVGMTFGRALGERFGRAMEFLGGCILIGIGLKALIQGL
- a CDS encoding cytochrome c, producing the protein MRLHASLTCIITVAAVVGCGGPVSTEEQSPGEAAFRASCQTCHTLPRPSMRSDDEWPALVDRYGERANLDAETRAIILAYLQRSN